A genomic stretch from Abditibacteriota bacterium includes:
- a CDS encoding DNA-binding protein: MEYTQGRTARVFVARLHDGESIYDEVNKICVREAIRFAYVQAMGAIKTPGGIHELVGLGTVVPDANKPALHFHAGIGDNEDSYVGHPNEDMKVHLNMEVIITELEGMDMCRAFDPALGKKTLTILGKGTDYSERSTEMKGSFSKSYK; the protein is encoded by the coding sequence ATGGAATACACACAAGGCAGAACGGCCCGCGTTTTTGTGGCGAGGCTGCATGACGGCGAGTCCATCTACGACGAAGTAAACAAGATCTGCGTCCGGGAGGCCATACGCTTCGCCTACGTGCAGGCTATGGGCGCCATCAAGACTCCCGGCGGCATCCACGAGCTGGTAGGCCTGGGCACTGTGGTCCCCGACGCCAACAAGCCGGCGCTGCATTTCCACGCCGGCATAGGCGACAACGAGGACTCCTATGTGGGCCACCCCAACGAGGACATGAAGGTGCACCTGAATATGGAGGTCATCATCACCGAGCTGGAGGGCATGGATATGTGCCGCGCCTTTGATCCCGCCCTGGGCAAGAAGACCCTCACCATACTGGGCAAAGGCACCGATTACTCCGAAAGATCCACCGAGATGAAGGGGTCCTTCTCCAAGAGCTACAAATAA
- a CDS encoding Gfo/Idh/MocA family oxidoreductase — MKYAIIGCGRIAPCHIQAAAANNMDIACLCDVDPGAMEALAASFPVCAGARRYTDYARMIGDEPDLELVSVATPSGSHAEIALYCIRRGINVIIEKPVAMSIEDADAIVSAADKHGVKACACHQNRFNVPVQMLKKALDEGRLGRLSHGSVCVRWFRDKSYYDQAGWRGTWQDDGGCLMNQCIHGIDLLRWLMGGEIESVFGFTARQQHPYIEAEDMGVALVKFKNGAAATIEGSVNVYKTDLEEELCIFGDKGSAKIGGICANRLERLQYEGMEQGDTEESFCEKTHNIYGNGHTGVFADMARAIAEDRQPYIDVRAGRDALELVLAVYQSCRDGKPVTLPLRRCSSRDFAGLFEK; from the coding sequence ATGAAATATGCTATCATAGGCTGCGGGCGCATAGCGCCCTGCCACATACAGGCAGCAGCAGCCAACAATATGGACATAGCCTGTCTGTGCGACGTGGATCCCGGGGCTATGGAGGCTTTGGCCGCCTCCTTTCCGGTGTGCGCCGGCGCCCGGCGCTACACCGACTACGCCCGGATGATCGGGGACGAGCCCGACCTGGAGCTGGTGAGCGTGGCCACCCCCAGCGGGTCTCACGCCGAGATAGCTCTTTACTGCATACGGCGGGGCATCAACGTGATCATCGAAAAACCGGTGGCCATGAGCATAGAGGACGCCGACGCCATCGTGTCCGCCGCCGACAAACACGGGGTGAAGGCCTGCGCCTGCCACCAGAACCGGTTCAACGTGCCCGTTCAGATGCTGAAAAAGGCCCTGGACGAAGGCAGGCTGGGCCGGCTGAGCCACGGCTCCGTGTGCGTGCGGTGGTTCCGGGACAAGTCCTACTATGATCAGGCCGGCTGGCGGGGCACCTGGCAGGATGACGGCGGCTGCCTCATGAACCAGTGCATCCACGGCATTGACCTGCTCCGCTGGCTCATGGGCGGCGAGATAGAGTCCGTCTTTGGCTTCACTGCCCGTCAGCAGCACCCCTACATAGAAGCCGAGGATATGGGCGTGGCCCTGGTGAAGTTCAAAAACGGCGCTGCCGCCACCATCGAAGGCTCCGTGAACGTGTATAAGACCGACCTGGAAGAAGAGCTGTGCATCTTCGGCGACAAGGGCTCCGCCAAGATAGGGGGCATCTGCGCCAACCGGCTGGAGCGCCTGCAATATGAAGGCATGGAGCAGGGCGACACCGAAGAGAGCTTTTGCGAAAAGACCCACAATATCTACGGCAACGGCCACACCGGCGTGTTTGCCGACATGGCCCGGGCCATTGCCGAAGACCGGCAGCCCTACATAGACGTCCGGGCCGGCCGGGATGCCCTGGAGCTGGTGCTGGCTGTCTATCAGTCCTGCAGGGACGGCAAGCCCGTGACCCTGCCTCTCCGGCGCTGCTCCTCCCGGGACTTTGCCGGCCTCTTTGAAAAATAA
- a CDS encoding alpha/beta hydrolase: MITMLCAALLLACAAAAFAEGEWLRVDKGVSYGETREGRKLYMNVYEPPQKKPHMPACISIHGGSWKEGDADGNAGFSVFLARQGMMVFDIDYRLTTEARWPAQIEDSKTAVRYVRSHCRENDVDPDRIMAAGGSAGAHLACLLAVLPQGKYEGVGWEGVSSSVQAVLNVVGPVDLNFFVDSEKMRTTSHFYEEGVQVIRMLAPSEEGDLAAMLREMSPVSYVKPGVCPHCNCYGGIDEVVMYDQGEKYHRALTAAGCVSSLYIAEGRGHEFSDDMKERAQAFCADFVSGANAFAPRKQ; this comes from the coding sequence ATGATCACGATGCTGTGCGCAGCATTGCTGTTGGCGTGCGCTGCCGCCGCCTTTGCCGAAGGCGAGTGGCTGCGCGTGGACAAGGGGGTCTCGTACGGCGAGACCCGGGAAGGCCGCAAGCTGTATATGAACGTGTACGAGCCTCCCCAAAAAAAGCCTCATATGCCTGCCTGCATATCCATTCACGGCGGCAGCTGGAAGGAAGGCGACGCAGACGGCAACGCCGGCTTTTCGGTGTTTTTGGCGCGGCAGGGCATGATGGTGTTTGACATAGACTACCGATTGACCACGGAGGCCCGCTGGCCGGCCCAGATAGAGGACAGCAAGACCGCGGTCAGATACGTGCGGAGCCACTGCCGCGAAAATGACGTAGACCCGGACAGGATCATGGCCGCCGGCGGCAGCGCCGGAGCCCACCTGGCCTGTCTGCTGGCGGTCCTGCCTCAGGGAAAATACGAAGGCGTGGGCTGGGAGGGGGTCTCTTCCTCCGTGCAGGCCGTGCTGAACGTGGTGGGGCCCGTGGACCTGAACTTTTTTGTGGACTCCGAAAAAATGAGGACCACATCCCATTTCTATGAGGAAGGGGTGCAGGTCATCAGGATGCTGGCTCCCTCCGAAGAAGGGGACCTGGCCGCCATGCTGAGGGAAATGAGCCCCGTCAGCTACGTGAAGCCCGGCGTCTGCCCTCACTGCAACTGCTACGGCGGCATCGACGAAGTGGTGATGTATGACCAGGGCGAAAAGTATCACAGAGCCCTTACCGCAGCGGGCTGCGTGAGCAGCCTGTATATTGCCGAGGGCAGGGGCCACGAGTTTTCCGACGATATGAAAGAGCGGGCCCAGGCGTTTTGCGCCGATTTTGTCTCCGGCGCCAATGCCTTTGCTCCCCGCAAACAATAA